The window ACCGCCACCGGCGGAGCCGTGACCAGCCGATCCGGCACGAATCCCAGCCACGGCAGCGTACACAACGCGATCGCCAAGCCCAGCCGCTCGGCTGGGCCCCGGCCCCGGCCCGGATCCACGAACGCCAGATCCGCAGGCGTCAGCGTGAAGTACCGGAACAGCTCCTCGCGGCTGATCTCCGGGAATCCCCGCAGTCGTTCCAACTCCTCGTCCGCGAACATCCGCGTCGCCACGACCTCAGCCTCCACCAGCACCGACCAACATCATCATCGGCAGTCAAGCACCAACCAGTCGACAGTGCATGCCGAACTCGAAACCCCTTGCCCACCAGTCGGATACGCCAAATCCGCCCGATTTCCGGCGGATGCTACGGCTACCCCCCCTTCTGGCGCTCTGAGCTGGGGTTTTCCGTGAAACGACAACGGCCCCGCCGGGGCGGGGCCGTTGGTTCAAGCTTCTATGCGGTCGTGGATGGGCAGGATTATGGATCGGTGGCCGAGATACCGTTCGGACAGCTCGCCCAGTCTCGAGTCGGAGGTTCCGGCGTAGTTGCCTCCGAACATCACCACTCGCCCCGGCTCCGCTAGTTCGTACCGACGATGATCGGCGTTCCATCCGACCCCGACCAGAGCGGCATAGCTGCCTTCGACGAAGGCATAGCGGCGAATCCGTACGGCGACGGCGGGGCTGATCTGCTCACGGCCGCCGACGTGGCTTCGCACTCCGTGGGGGGTGCAGCCGGACGGCAGTGGCGCGATGCGGCCCGTGCGGGCGCGGCGCTCATCAAGGACGCCGACCAGAAGAAGAGCGTCGGCGGCAGCGCTGATACCACCGTTGGTGCAGTCGCCGAGGCGGTGGGCGCGGTAGACATCGAGCAGGAGACCGGCGGGGCGATGGTCGTTCTCGTTGTTGTTCATGACTCTATTTTATATCTGTTTTGATGACTTTTCGATGATTTACTGGTGCTCTTTCGGTGCTTTTCTGGTGATGCCGGTCACACGTTTTAGGCTTTGACCTGCGGTTTTGCAGGTGTAACGCGTGGTTCGGCGGCGGTGGTGGAGCGGGTACCTCGGTCGGTCGGTGCTGCCCTGGTGAACCGGGCGCGGCGGGCGCCGGGCAAGGGCGGGTTTTCCCTTGCTCGGTGGTCGGCGGGTCCGGTAGGGCCGTGTGTGGTGACCGGGCGCGGTACCCGCGGAGCAGCGGGAACCTTGGGAGTGAGGGACAGGGGTCCCGGGGGCGGAGCCCCCGGGCATCGGTAGAGCGATGTGGGTCGGGCTGGGGAGTTTCTGTACCCGTAGGCGGGGCCCGCGTAGACCGAAGGCCCCGACCAGGAGGTCGGGGCCTTTCAACGGTTGGACTGGTGGTGCGGTCAGTCCTCGTCGGTGCTGTCGTTCTTGCTGCCTCGGGCTTTGCGTCGGCGTACCTTCTCCACATCGGGGAAGGGCTCGCCGCCGTTGTATTCCTCTTCGAGCTTGTGGGTGTACTCGGCGATGGCGGCCTCGATGAAGCTGTTGAGACTGCCGTGCGCGCCGGGGTAGACACCGCGCAGACCCTTTTGAGCGTTGGTCGCAGCGTCGATGACGGATTCGGCGAGGGTGAACGTGCGCCGGGTCAAGGCGGGCTGCTGCACGATCTTCTTCGGTGCTGCGGCCCGTACCGGGACGTTCTCGTCGGGAGCTTCGGCGTCGAACATGCTGCGGATGTCGCTCATGACTTCTTCCTTTGAGTAATGGTGGCGGCCAGGTCGTCATAGACCCAGACGTGACGCCAACCGTCCTTCGTGTCCGCGAGGGATACCCCGTCGTTGACGGCCCTCTTGATCGGCTCGGCGGATTGGACGCTGCCCAGGACAGGGATGCCAGCCTCGGTGAACTGGGTTGTCCAGGCGCGAGCGAGGACCGTTCCGGACTGCACCTTGTTGAGGATGGTGCCGCGGACCCACAGATTGCCGTTGTGCCGCTTCTTGATGCTCTGGGCGTACGAGGTCACGCCCTGCATGGCCGCGATGCTGAAATCATGCGCTTCGTTGAGGACGATGAGCTGGTCAGCGGCCACGAGCGCGCACATCTCGAGGGCATTTCGCGTGGGGGAGCAGTCGATGAGGATGTAGTCGTAGCGGTCACGGATCGGCTCGAGTGATTCCCGCAGGACGTGAGGGCCTTCGATGGGATCGTTCGTGATGTTCTTCTCGGCGCCGATGAGGTGGGCTGCGTTCGCTGGGGCGGCGATGAGGTCGACGCCGGGGCGCACTGCGTCGAGGATCGCCTCGGCAGCAGGCTTTCGGGTCTCCGGGTCTATATCGACGATGTGGTCGGCGGTCACCTTCGTTGCGGCGCGGAGGTCGGGCTGCAACTTGGTGAGGGTGTGGGTGAGGTTGCCGGAGGGATCAAGGTCGACCAGGAGCACCTTCGCGCCGGCACGAGCGAGGGCTTCACCGACATTGAGCACGGTGGTGGTCTTGCCCACCCCGCCCTTCTCGTTGCCGATCAGAATGATTTTCGAACTCATGGCCTCCCTTTCTTGATGCAAGAATACATCATTTCTGATTCATAAAGCGTGCTCTTCTGGTTCTTATCGGATGACGGTTTCGTGACTGGCGCGGACTGTGTGGCGTTGTATCTGTTCAGGTTCGTTTCCATGTCAATGGTGGATGGAACAGCGAGGGCCAGGGCTCGATGCCCTGGCCGTCGGCCACCGCTGCCACTGGGGGTGGGGGTGGTGGGGTGACTCTGGTTGCGTTCGCAGGGTTTCCAGTCCTGGCGGCTGGTGCGTGGCGCTAGCGAACATCCAACACTCTCGATGGCGGTCGTGCACAGGGGGCCGCTGGGATTCGCGCCGGCTCGTGGTCGGCGGTGGGGTCTGCGCGGCGCAGCCGCTCCTTCGGGTTCGGTTTTCGGCCGGCCTCGCGGTGGCGGCAGACCGTAGAGGTGTGGCGGATATAGCGGCGGCCCGAGCCGTGGCCGTGAGGGGCGTCCGGCTCGGGCCGTGGGTCAGCGGATCTCGCGGCACTGGCGGCATTCCCACCCTTGGGGGCGGAGAAGGCAGGTTCTTCGTTCTTCGCAGAGCCAGCAGGTCTGGTTGGCTTTTTCGGCTTCGCCGCGTTCCTGCGCTGCGGCTTTTTCGTGTTCGGCTGTGCGGCGTTCTCGCTCGGTGTCCAGGTCGTTGTGCTGGGCCGCGGTGGGTAGTGCGCGCATCATGCGGTAGGCAGCGGCGGTGCCTGCGTCTCGTTCTGCGAGGTCGGCGGCGGTGTAGCTCGGGGGTCGGTCGGCTTCTTGCAGCATGGGTCCGAAGATCGTGCGGCAGGTCTGGCAGGGGGTGAGTTCGTCTGTGACGGGCTGTGTGCATCCGGGGATGATGCACTCGGCAAACAGGGATTCGGCGCTCATGGCGTCCTCGCGGCGAGTGGGGACCGGCGGCCGCGGCCGGGGTCGCGGCCGCCGGATTGTGGGTTACTGACCTGGGCGGATGGGGGTGTGGGCGTCCTCGGCCCGGACGTCGGTGATCTTGTCGTAGGGCAGTCGGTCGGTCCAGCTGTAGGCGGTGGCGACGGTGACCGACTTTGCGTTGACTCGGATCACCTTGTGCCAGGTGCCGGAACAGTTGACGAAGCATCCGGGGCGTAGGTCGGCGCGGCTGTAGAGCTTGGGGCCGTCGGTGGCGTCCTGTTCGGCGCGTACTGCGGTCCAGTATTCGATGTCGCGCTCGAGTTCGGCTTTGTTGAGTTCGAGCTGGTGCATGTGGCTGCTGGTCTCGGCAGTGTGTCCGGCAGCGCGGTACTTGGTGAGGTGACGTTCGATGCTGCGTAGTTCGGCGCTTTGTCGTTCGATGCGGCGGTGGATCACTGCGGGGGTGTAGCGGTGATCGGTGCTGCGGGCGGCGATGCGGGCGGATTCGGCGGCTGAGCGGGCGGCGGCGTCGGCTTCGATCGCGGCGCGGGCGGTGGTGTGGGCGCGGTCGAGGGCGCGGCGGTGGCGTCGTTCGCTGTGATGTCCCACCTTGATGGGTTCTCCGCCTTCGGGCAGCGCGGCACAGGCGTGGTCGTGGCGTGCGTGGGCGGCGTCGGCGGCGGTGGCTTTGCGTTCGGCCTTGGCTGTGAGGGCGTCGGCGCGGTCGGTCAGACGTTCGTTGCGGTCGTGGTGGGCGTCGGTGCCGTCGCGAAGGGTCGTGTCGATGTCGGTGTCGACGTCGTGTCCGGCGGCGCGCAGGGCGGCGGCGGTGTGTTCGATGCGGGAGAGGTGGGGGGCGCGGTCGCGGCTGTGCGGGATGTACCAGGCGGTGATGCTGCGTCCCCATTTCCAACCTGCGGTTTTGAGGATCGGGGCGGTGCCGTCGCCTTTGCTGGTGCCGTCGATGATCGTGCCCTCTGTTGGGGTGTGCGTGATGGTGAGCATGTGCGCGTTTCCTGTTCGGGTCGGTAGTGCGCGCCGGCTGGGGAGTCGCGGTGACTCCCCACCGGCGCGGAGGGTGGATCAGTACTCGGCGATGAAGACCGGCCAGTGGGGGCCGGGGCGGGTGGTCCAGCGGAGGATCGGCCGCCAGTAGGTGGTGGTCCGGTAGGCGCGTTCCTCGTGGTGGGGGCACATGGCCCACTCGCCGTCGGTGTGGGTGGCTTCGGTGGTGCAGCCGTTGTAGTCGCACCACTGGTCGGGGAGCTCGAGCGTCTGGGTGGGGACGGGAGTGGTCATCGCGTCTTTCCTTCCGGGGTGGTCGGTCAGCTGAGGCCGGATTCGATTGCGGCGCTGATTTCGTCCTCGGTCATGCCTGCGGCACGGGCGGCGGCCTTGGCGTCGCGGGACTCGGCCAGGACTACGGAGATGTCCTGGCCGGTCGAGATGTTCTCGAGCAGGGCGTCGATGTCGCGGCCGAGGTTGTGGAGCTTCGCGGTGATGGCTTCCTTGCCCATGCCTCTAGTTTACATCTGTTTTGATGTTTTTACGATGTGTTGTTGGTGCTTTTTCGGTGCTTTTCTGGTGATGCTGGTTACACCTTTTAGGCTTTTACCTGCGGTTTTGTGGGTGTAGCGGGGTGGTTCGGCGGTGGTGGAGCGGGTACCTCGGTCGGTCGGTGCTGCCCTGGTGAACCGGGCGCGGCGGCTGCCGGGCAAGGGCGGGTTTTCCCTTGCTCGGTGGTCGGCGGGTCCGGTAGGGCCGTGTGTGGTGACCGGGCGCGGTACCCGCGGAGCAGCGGGAACCTTGGGAGTGAGGGACAGGGGTCCGGGGGCGGAGCCCCCGGGGATCTGTAGAGCCGATGCTCACGGCAGGCGAGCCGGGGCACACTCCTAGTGGCTCGTCACGCAACCTTGGCCGGGTAATGCGGGTACTCGGCCCACGACCGGATCGGTGAGTCCGGGGCGAACCGGGTCTTCGGCTCGGCACGAGCATTGCGCCACCGCATATACGACGCGATCGCAGTGTTCTGCTCGGCATGACTGCGATGATCGGTGCCGTTGAGCGCGAAATACCGCAAGGCGGCGAATTCCGCCTCGATCCAGTTCAGCCACGACCCGTAGGTCGGCAGAAACACCAACTCGACGTCGTTGTCCTTAGCCCACCTGCGGACACTCAGGTGCCGGTGCGGGGAGAAGTTGTCCAGGACCACATACAACTTCTCCCCGGGCCACCTGGCCCGCAACACCTTCAGAAGATCGAGGAACTCACCGGCACGTTTGCGCGGACGAATCCGGTAATACATTCGGCCGCTGGACAGATCGAGTGCGGCGAGCATGTGCATCACCCCGTCGTAGCGGTGATACGTCGCCCGCAACCGTGCAGGACGGGTGGCCGGCCGCCACGATTTCCCTTTCCGCGGCTGCAGGTTCAGCGGACCGAACTCGTCCACACAGACCACCCGACCGTCGGCCGGCGGGGTGTCGTACAGATCCAAGATCGTGCGCATCTTCGACAGGAAATCCGGATCGGTCGAGGCCTTCCACGTCGTGGTCGACTGCCAGGTGACCTTCCCGTCGCGCAGGATGCGGCGCAGCGTCTCACGACTGATCGTCGGCACGATCTTCTGCGCGATCAGGTGCTCGGCCAGTTTGGCCAGACTCCAGGTGGAGAACCCGGCGATTTTCCAATCGGCGGGGGACGTCCGGGCGATCAAGCAGATCTTCTCGCGGGTCTGCTCATCGATCGTCTTCGGTCGTCCCCCTTTCCATTTTGGGTGCAACGCCTCGAATCCCTGCTCGTTGAACGCGTGGATGACATCGCGGACGTAGTCGTCGCTGACCTGGATCAACGAGGTGATGTCCTTGACGGTCTGGCCTTGCGCGGACATCAGCACCACGATGGCGCGGCGGAGTTTGATCGGGTCCTTGGCGGTGCGGCTGATCTTCTGCAGCCGCCGGCCTTCCTCCATGGTCAACGATCGAACGAACACGCTCGGTTTGCGTGCCACGACTACCTCCTTGTCTCGACTCGGAGACAGTCTGCCGTGGACGTGTCGGTCAGCCGCGGATTACCCGGTCAACAATCCGAGACGAGCCACTAGCAAGGGCGAGGGGCACCGTCCGCCGGCCGCGGGAGCATACGTTTGCCGGCCCCGAGACCAACGAGGCCAAAATCCGACTGCCACACCGACCCTTGAGCACACTGCTCGTCGACACCCGAGACGACCCGAAGGGGGTCCGGGGGCGAATCGCCCCTGGTCAACGCCGCAAATGCGACTCGGCGCACCCAACCGGGGACGATTCCCGAGTTCGATACGCCGAGGTGAGACTGTCAGGCATCAGACGTGGGCATTTTTTGATGTCGGTCTGATCTCTTGTTGATTCAGATTTGAAGCTGAAAAGTTGCTTTTTCGATGACCTTGTGATGCTCAGATGGGGACGGAGGTGTCGGCCTCGGAGAGCCATCGGTAGACGGTGGCGACGGAGCGGTCGACTTCTTGGGCGATGACGGGCACGTCCACTCCGGCCTGACGTCGAGTCAGTGCCCATTCGCGACGTTCCTCGTGGGAGTGGAAGGTCGGGATGGGGGTGGCGTCGAGGTGCGCGCCGGGTAGGTGGGGCAGTGGCACCTCGAGCTGTCGAGTGAGAGCGTCAGCGGTCGCGGTGCGAGTCGGTTGCGCGGCTGGGGTCTCGTTCGCAGTCCCGGCTGCGGCACGGTTCTCAGTGATGGTCGTGACGTGAGTCTTGGATGCGGTCGCGTTCTCGTTCGCGGTCTCACGGAGCGGCTGTGTCGCGGGCACGGATTCGATGTGAGTCTCGGCGGGGCTCTCGGTGGGTGCAGCGGTGCGACGGCCGAGAACGGTCAGCGCGTGGGTGGAGGCGAGCAGCGAGATCGGCGGGAGTGTTGCGATCACTGCGGCGAGAACGGAGTTGAAGCCGGGGGTCGTGGTGAGAACGGCGTGGATCGCGTTTCCTGCGATCGAGACGGTGGCGGCTCCGATGAGAATCTTCCAGAAGAATCGTCGCGCCCGGTGGTCGTGACGTCGGGAGACGACTCCCATCGTTGCTTGCAGGATCGTTCCGTCGACGATGACGGGGAACAGGAAGGCGATCTCTCTCGGTTGGCCGGCCTGGATGCACAGGTCTCGCAGTGCGAGGAAGCTGAGAATGAACGCGGCCGCGCCGATTCCTACGGTGATGGTCACGCCTGCGAACCACATGGATCCGCTGACGGGTGTTGTGTTGGCGGGCTCCGAGTTCTTCTCGTTCTTATGGCGCTTCGTCGCTTTCATGGTGTCCATAATAACAATGGAAACTATGAAATGAGAAGTGGTTTCTCATGTGAGAGTTGCAGGTCACGTCTTCATTCTCAGGACAGCGCGGTTAGCGCGATTGGTCTCGTTCTCACGAGTTCGAGGGAGTCGGAGAGCTCTGTGCGGTGGGTCTGCGACAGCACGCTGAGGAAGGGTCCATTGGTACTGCCAGATGCGGACGTCAGGTTCCGAAGAACAGCGAGGCCGGTGTCTACTGCCATGGCGACGGCAGCACAAAGTCACCAACTCCTCGAAAGGCGGGCGCTGGAGCCAGGAGAAGCCCCCGCAGGGGCGATCAGTGCTCACCGACCATGTAACAGTTGAGCACCCCTGCGCACGGTGAGTTCGTCGGATCGATTTCGACTCCCGATTCGGTCGCGGTCAACGCGAATGCCCCTGACGTCCGCACCTCTGACCGGCGTAGCCGCAGCGTCAGGAGATGCGGAAGGTTTCACAGATACGGCCAACCACAAGGCAGGGGTCCCAGGAAACCTCTACGACCGCTGACGTTGCTCGGCGAACGACACCGCAATTGGTCCGGATCGCCCACCCGACTCGATCATTCCTGCAACTTGCTCCGCTATCGCTGCGACCGGTAGGGATGTGTGGTTATATACCGACGGGAGGAAAATTCTTTACCATCGGGAGGGGATTCAAGCAATGACGGCGCAGGTTCCAGCCACTCTGTAGGCGTAAATCAGATTGCTGAAGCGGGAGATGATTGGTCATCCCGCCTCGGATTCCTGCGGGTCGATACCGTCAATTGTGCAGTATTCAAGTACGCGCCTGTCTCGAATTTCGAGTCCGTTTCTAAAAAGTCCTCCGAATGGGATGCAGGATTCGTTGCCGACGGGCAGCACGCATAACGAGGGGAATGAAGTGCGAAGCTTATATCGGAGAATGGTCGTTTTCGCTGCTGCGGCAACAGCAGTCATGAGCTTAGCTTTCGCTGCACCGGCCTCCGCGGAGGAGGTAACCGGCGTACAAGTGGACGCGCCGATAATGATGGCGGGGCCAAACGGTGAGCTTATCCCAGTCCCTGACGCCGAAGTTCAGCACGGCCCAGTTATCCGGCCGCAGAGTTGGACCAACTGCGACAGATATGAAACTCTTTTCCTCGGAGCGCGGCATGCCTGTTTCAACATCAACGGGTCCGGGTTGTGGGCGAATTCCCAGTCGGTATGGTTTGACGCATCGCGCACCGGAAACGACCCGTACACCTACGTCAACGCTCGGTTCAACGTTGATCGACCCAACGGAATGTACTTCTGGGGAACAAACGGCGGCGCAGTGAACATCATGAATGGATACGCAGTCACCGTTCCGATCAACAACTTCATCGAAGCCGGCACCTGGTGCATGCGTTACCAGTTGCAGCGCACCAACGGCGTGTGGGAAGGCTGGAGGCAGACATGTGGGCCAGTGTGGGCTTAACCACTGGCAACTGTCTCGCTACGCGAGTGCGACTGGTCACGGACAATAGTCGACCCGTTCCACTGCAGTGCTACCGCGGCCAGTACGCCGATGATGATCCCTACAGAAGGTAAGGTCAACCAGATCCAAGGGACCTCAAGTTGAGGAGGAAACCCTGTACGTTCTGCGATTTCAGGACCTACAAAAACTGTGGGGGGCGACCATTGGAGGGTCGCGGCGGAAACTAGCCCGGTAACGAGGCCTAGTGCGCCGCACAGCAACCAGGTAAGGGTCGTTGTGCGGCGCCCCTCGTTAGCTACATTCCGTACCCCGATTCGGCTCAGAACAGTACCGACGAGGAACCCCAAGATCAAGCCTGTGACAGGAAAAGTGAGCCATGCGGGTACCAAAGGGATAAAAGCTGGATCAGATACACGGATGCTGAATTCCATTTGCGTCCTGGCGCCTTCTTGGGAGAAGGATAATTCCCCGTATCGCGGTGGAGTTACGAAGCGCCAAACGGCTAGCGCAAATATTCCCGTTAACAGACCCCAGATCACTGTGAACATGTGAATGCTGGAGGAACTACGTGCATTCATTTCGATAATCACCCCGTTGCAGCCGCGAAGCGGTGTGAAGTCACCCTGTCACGCATTATTCTAGGGCACCCGCATAAGGGGGTGCATGCCCTGGTGCTGATCTTCCGCATCGAGTGAGAGTGTCAGCGCATGACCGCCGCCTTAAGATTTCTTTACTTTCGCCACTTTCCCCTCTCTCGATCGCACCGATCTGCTTGTCGTCCGAGAGGTCGATTGTGAACCAGGGGCCTCTCCGGATCCTGACACACCCTCAATGCGGATCGACGTCGATACGTACAGGAACCGAGCGTGCCACGACGGCCCTCGCTGCGATCCATCTACAACGAATGAGCCTGGGTATGTCAGACCAGAAATCCGGATCGTCGCAGTTGGTGGAACTGCTCACTGTGGAGGATGGGGAGTGGTGCGACTGATGAGTCTCAGGTGCGGTTCCAGCGGCCGACGCCGGTCTGGGCGGTGGACTTGACTTCCCCGGTGGCCGGAGCGTCCCAGCTGTGGCCGTTGTTGTGTTCGGCTTCGAGTCGCTCGATTGTCTCTAGGACGGCGGTCTCGAGGAATTCGCTGAAGGTACTCGGCGGGAGGACTGTGCGGGTGCCGAGGTAGGCAGCGCGAATGCGTTCGGCCTGGTCGGTGTGGAACCCGAGTTTGGGCCGGGGAGTGCGTGACGCCTCGCTCATTGCTGGTCCTGTTCTCCTGGGCGGCCCGGGGCGTTGCGTCCGACGCCGGTCTGGGAGAGGGATTTGAGTTCGCTGCGGCTTGGGGTTCGCCAGGGCCGGCCTTCGTTGTGTTCGGCTTCGAGGCGTTCGGTGGCCTCGACCAGCAGGGCGGTGATGAACTCGCTGAGGGTGGCCGGGGGCAGGATGGCGCGGGTGCCGACGTAGGCGGCGCGAATCCGGTCGGCGTCGGATTCGCTGATGTCGAAGGCCATGCGCTTCTTCCCGGTCATGGTTCTCATCGTAACTTCGGTACGTGCGTCGTCGACTCTGCCACGAATGGACATGGTCACGGATTCGGAAGGAGTGGGCAGTGCGGATACCTGATATGGCTTGGCATGGCCTACCCGAATAATCTCTGTATATGGCTCGGCGTGTCCTACCCGAATACTCGATCTTGGTAGTGCACAGTACTCGGCATGGAAACGGCGGGGGAGTCCCTTCTCACTGACGAGCAGTGGGGAAACGAGGTGCTCCTGCCGCATCGGCCGTTCGCGACGAACCAACTCGAGCACGGTCAGTACCGAATGAGCCGTGACCAGGCATTGATGATGCGCTACATCCAGCACTCTCCCCACGCGTTGCTCGGATCGATCGTCATCGACTGTGACCACCCCGATGCGGCGATGCGGGCGTTCGAGAAACCGTCGGATCATCCGACGCCGAGCTGGGTCGCGCAATCTCCCTCCGGGCGGGCGCACCTGGGTTGGTGGCTGGGCGATCATCGAGTCTGCCGTACCGACTCGGCACGGTTGACTCCGCTGCGCTACGCCCATCGCATCGAGCGAGGTCTGTGTATCTCTGTCGGTGGGGACTTCTCCTACGGTGGGCAGCTGACCAAGAACCCGATCCACCCTGAATGGGAAACCATTTACGGTCCAGCGGATCCCTACTCGTTGCGGGATCTGGCGACCATCTACACACCTCGTCAGGCCCCGCGCCGGCCCGACCGCTCCGTGGGTCTGGGCCGCAATGTGACGATGTTCGACACTGCCCGTAAGTGGGCGTACCCACAGTGGTGGCACCATCGTCATGACACCGTCGATCAGTGGCTTCAACTGGTTCTTCAGCGTTGTCACGGAATCAACAGCGAGTTCGCCGACCCTCTTCCTTTCATCGAGGTCCGTGCCACGGCGTACTCCATAGGCAAGTGGATCTGGCGTAACTTCGACGAGGGGACGTTCCGGGCGCGCCAGGCAACACGTGGCAGCAAGGGTGGCAAGGTCATGAGCTCCGCGAAACGGGAAGCAAACAGGAAGCGGGCCACTAAGTTCGATTTGGCGACAGCATTGGAGTTTGCGCAATGAGTGGCAGCGCCCAGGCACAACAACGTCGGTCGATCACTGCAAAGGAACTGGCACGCCGGCTCGGCTCGTCGGAGCGCACTGCACGTCGTCTGATTGCTGAGCCCCGAGACCAATTCCTCGAACGCGCAGAACGTCGACGCAAGCAGGTGGTCGAACTTCGCGAGCAGGGGATGAAGTACCGCGAGATCGCCGAGGAACTGGAGATGTCGACCGGAGCGGTGGGTCGGATATTGCATGATGCCCGCAGGCTCGAGGGGTAGGAGTGGCTTCCGCGTGAAACGATTCGATTCCTCTTCGCCGCTGTGGTGCTGACCGGAGCGAGCATTTCGTTCAGTAGTGGTTCCGGTCGAAGCGGTTCCCGCGGGTCTGGGTGCGCATGCTCGAGCGCTGGAACAGTATCTTCCGGATCTCGGCGAGAGCGGTGGCACGGGTGTCGTCGCTGGCCGGAGGATGAGCAGCACGCCGGTCGAGTTCGGCGCGACGTTCGGCTGCGCGGTGGTCTTGGATCTCGGTGCGGTGTTCGGTGGGGGTAGGCCCTGACCACACGTCGGCAAGGGCACGGAGTTGCCAGCGCAGGAAGGCGGTCGGGGATGTTAGGTGTGGGAGGGTGCGGTCGCGGCGGAACTCGGTGATCTGGTCGGCGATGTCGTCGCCGGTCCATCGGGTGGTGTCGATGCCTGCGGCGGTCAGGGCGTCGGCGATCGCTCCAACGTGGTGATGGGTGGTTCCGGGGACGTAGTGGCCATTTCGGTTCACGCCGCGGTATTCGGGCATCGTGGGACCGAGTCGGTCGGCCAGTCGCGCTGCGGCGATCTGAGCGTGTAGGGGTCGTGGGCCGCCCGGGTTTTTCGTCGAAGCCCGGGCGCGGCGCGTAGCGCGCGCGTTGGTGATTATTTGAGAACGAGAGATACCTGTAGAACCCAAAGGGTTCTCCGGTAGATCCGCATGATTCGGAAACTGGGGATAAACAGAAGAGTCGGCAGTGAACTTGCTGGTCAAGGCCCACACGGAAGCTGCGCGGAGTTGCTTTCCGCCATGGGTGAGGCTGGCTTCGACGCGTTCGGCGATGGTGAGGTAGCGGCCACGGACGAGTTCGACGGCGGCTCCGATGCGGCGAAGGATCTGGCGGGCTCGGTCGAGGACGTCGGTGCTGATGCCGGCGTATTCGGCGAGGGTGTCGCGGGCGGCGGTGAGGCTGCGGCCGGTGGATTCGTCGGCGTAAGCGGCGTGAGCGTTGGCGGCGGCGATGAACTTGTCCGGGGCGATGCGGTGCTCGTGGCAGATCTTGATGCCGGTCTCGCTGCGGACGAAGGTGATGATCTGGCGCATCCAGCCCGCGCGGGAGTCCCAGACGGGGATGGGGGAGTAGGCACCATCGGCTACGCGGAGGTTGTAGCTGCCGCGACGGCGACCACGGCGGGTCTGGGGAGCGGCGCGGCCGGGACCTCGACGGTTGTCGCGGGCGGTGTGTGCGCTCCGTTGTGGGCGACACGCGGGAATGTGATTTAAGACGGAAGTTGGCCCAAACGAGCAGCGCTCGCTAATATGCATAACGAAGGCTTTCTGGAGAGAAAGTTCGAGTGCCCGAGGAGTTTGGCGACTTTGCTCGGTCACATATTCGGTTTGGAAGACCCCTCGCTTGGCAGGCGGGGGGTTTTCTGCATCTGAGGGCGGGCTAGTTGGCGGCTAGCGGCCCTCTCTGGTGGCGTTTACACGGTCACCGCCTTGATCTCGCGGGCAAGGTCCGGTCGACCGGCTTGGAGTGCGAGCAGGTCGGCGACGTATTGGGACAGCGCGACCTTGGCGTCCTTGGCATCGTTGCGGAGCTGTTCGTGCAGCTCAGCGGGGATGCGTAGAGTCATCGCGGCGCGGTCGCCTTTATGCGGCTGTGCCATGCGTAAACCCCCGTTCTTCAAGATCGGCCCGTTGAATCTGACTCAGGTTAGCGGCTGCGAGCGCGGATGTCAGTTACCTCCGTACATCGGCGTGGCGCGTGTCGACTAGTGGGACGGCAGTCAGGGAGCCCTTGAGCGGTGGGAGGCGGCGGTGTGCCTCTCGCCGGCGGTGGGGCACACTCTCACGAATGGCGTCACCGCAGCTTTCGACGAGCAGCCCTGCGACCACCGACTCTCCGCCGATTCCGCAACCTCGATGGAGACTGCCGCTGGT is drawn from Rhodococcus rhodochrous and contains these coding sequences:
- a CDS encoding toxin-antitoxin system HicB family antitoxin, translated to MAQPHKGDRAAMTLRIPAELHEQLRNDAKDAKVALSQYVADLLALQAGRPDLAREIKAVTV
- a CDS encoding replication protein — its product is MRQIITFVRSETGIKICHEHRIAPDKFIAAANAHAAYADESTGRSLTAARDTLAEYAGISTDVLDRARQILRRIGAAVELVRGRYLTIAERVEASLTHGGKQLRAASVWALTSKFTADSSVYPQFPNHADLPENPLGSTGISRSQIITNARATRRARASTKNPGGPRPLHAQIAAARLADRLGPTMPEYRGVNRNGHYVPGTTHHHVGAIADALTAAGIDTTRWTGDDIADQITEFRRDRTLPHLTSPTAFLRWQLRALADVWSGPTPTEHRTEIQDHRAAERRAELDRRAAHPPASDDTRATALAEIRKILFQRSSMRTQTRGNRFDRNHY